In Halobaculum sp. XH14, a single genomic region encodes these proteins:
- a CDS encoding tryptophanase, whose amino-acid sequence MRNYKAKMVEPITLPSRERREAVLAEAGYNAFNVPADEVYVDLLTDSGTGTMSDSQWAALMRGDESYAGSRSFSALEEAVSDVMGFPNVVPCHQGRGAENVLYGCLVEEGDVVLNNAHFDTTRAHVANLGADPVDCPVEGARDPDVAGEFKGNFSVDRAREAVAEVGHENVPVVVLTVTNNSTAGQPVSVANTREVAEFAREIDATFVIDACRFAENAEFVRRREPEFSGTTVADIAREQLSYADALVMSGKKEGLANVGGFAAIAAEPAGEAADRLFARAKQRAILYEGFPTYGGMAGRDMQAMAVGLREVVEPPYPTARIDQVAAFGDLLSEAGLPVYRPVGGHAVYLDAGDLFPNVAPDEFPGQTLVCELYREGGVRGVELGSFAFPGADRPELVRLALPRRTYAREHLEHVADAGAALLDRRGEVRGLEIVSEPPVPELRHFSAELEPVE is encoded by the coding sequence ATGCGCAACTACAAGGCCAAGATGGTCGAGCCGATCACCCTCCCCTCACGCGAGCGCCGGGAGGCCGTGCTGGCGGAGGCTGGCTACAACGCGTTCAACGTGCCGGCCGACGAGGTGTACGTCGACCTGCTCACGGACAGCGGCACCGGGACGATGAGCGACTCGCAGTGGGCCGCGCTGATGCGTGGCGACGAGTCCTACGCCGGCAGCCGGTCGTTCTCGGCGCTCGAGGAGGCGGTCTCGGACGTGATGGGGTTCCCGAACGTCGTCCCCTGCCACCAGGGCCGCGGGGCCGAGAACGTGCTCTACGGCTGTCTCGTCGAGGAGGGCGACGTCGTGCTCAACAACGCCCACTTCGACACCACCCGCGCCCACGTCGCCAACCTCGGCGCGGACCCGGTCGACTGCCCGGTCGAGGGCGCGCGCGACCCCGACGTCGCCGGCGAGTTCAAGGGGAACTTCTCGGTCGACCGCGCCCGCGAGGCGGTCGCCGAGGTCGGCCACGAGAACGTCCCGGTCGTCGTGCTCACCGTCACAAACAACTCCACCGCCGGCCAGCCGGTCAGCGTCGCCAACACCCGCGAGGTCGCCGAGTTCGCCCGCGAGATCGACGCGACGTTCGTGATCGACGCCTGCCGGTTCGCCGAGAACGCCGAGTTCGTCCGCCGCCGCGAGCCGGAGTTTTCCGGCACGACCGTCGCCGACATCGCCCGCGAACAGCTCTCGTACGCGGACGCGCTGGTCATGAGCGGGAAGAAGGAGGGGCTGGCGAACGTCGGCGGGTTCGCCGCCATCGCGGCGGAACCGGCGGGCGAGGCCGCGGATCGGCTGTTCGCCCGGGCGAAGCAGCGCGCCATCCTCTACGAGGGGTTCCCGACGTACGGCGGGATGGCCGGCCGCGACATGCAGGCGATGGCGGTCGGCCTGCGCGAGGTCGTCGAGCCGCCCTACCCGACCGCCCGCATCGACCAGGTCGCCGCCTTCGGCGACCTGCTCTCGGAGGCGGGGCTGCCCGTCTACCGCCCCGTCGGCGGCCACGCGGTGTATCTCGACGCCGGCGACCTGTTCCCGAACGTCGCCCCCGACGAGTTCCCGGGCCAGACGCTCGTCTGTGAACTGTACCGCGAGGGCGGGGTCCGGGGGGTCGAACTCGGCAGCTTCGCGTTCCCCGGGGCCGACCGGCCGGAACTCGTCCGCCTGGCGCTGCCCCGCCGGACGTACGCCCGCGAGCACCTCGAACACGTCGCCGACGCGGGCGCGGCGCTGCTGGACCGGCGCGGGGAGGTGCGGGGCCTGGAGATCGTCTCGGAGCCGCCGGTCCCGGAGCTCCGGCACTTCTCGGCCGAACTGGAACCCGTCGAATGA